The proteins below come from a single Patescibacteria group bacterium genomic window:
- a CDS encoding dihydrofolate reductase → MSKSHINIICALSENHAIGRNGKLLWSIPEDLARFKEITTGHPIIMGRKTHESIGRPLPNRTNIIISRNLKATKGGFVSSSLENAIEFASKQEGGDEIFIIGGGEIYKQALPLADKLYLTVVKGDYDGDTFFPDYSAFEKVTVKGNGRHENFQFTFLELEK, encoded by the coding sequence ATGTCCAAGTCTCATATCAATATCATCTGCGCTTTATCCGAAAACCACGCCATCGGTCGGAACGGCAAACTGTTATGGAGTATTCCGGAAGATCTAGCAAGGTTTAAAGAGATTACAACAGGACATCCGATAATTATGGGACGAAAAACCCATGAATCGATCGGGAGACCATTGCCGAACCGTACAAATATCATCATATCGCGCAACCTGAAAGCGACTAAAGGCGGGTTCGTATCTTCATCTCTGGAAAATGCAATAGAATTTGCATCGAAGCAGGAAGGCGGGGACGAAATATTTATAATCGGTGGTGGGGAGATTTACAAACAGGCACTGCCACTCGCGGATAAACTGTATCTGACTGTCGTTAAAGGCGATTATGATGGGGACACTTTTTTTCCTGATTATTCCGCATTTGAAAAAGTTACGGTGAAAGGTAACGGAAGGCACGAAAATTTTCAATTTACATTTTTAGAACTGGAAAAATAA
- a CDS encoding thymidylate kinase, producing MLKGKLIVLDGTDGSGKKTQTDLLLARLEQEGIGKEYADFPRYGKRSAAMVEDYLNGEFGKADEVNPHTASLFYALDRYAASKDLYRSLIDGKIVIANRYVSSNMGHQGGKIKDDKDREKYFDWLDNMEYNMLGIPRPNATILLYVPARIAQGLVAKKEAREYLKGKTHDIHEEDLNHLENAEKTYLEAAKKYGFQIVECVENGELLSRDAIHEKVWEIVSGLIK from the coding sequence ATGTTAAAAGGCAAGCTGATTGTTTTAGACGGAACGGACGGGTCCGGTAAAAAGACCCAGACGGATTTATTGTTGGCGCGTTTAGAACAGGAGGGAATCGGCAAAGAATACGCGGATTTTCCGAGATACGGAAAGCGTTCCGCCGCGATGGTGGAGGATTATTTGAACGGAGAGTTCGGCAAAGCGGACGAAGTTAATCCTCACACGGCCTCGCTTTTTTACGCTTTGGACCGTTATGCTGCCAGTAAGGATTTATACAGAAGTCTAATTGATGGAAAGATTGTTATCGCCAACCGGTATGTATCATCCAATATGGGGCATCAGGGCGGAAAAATCAAAGATGATAAGGACAGAGAAAAGTATTTTGATTGGCTTGATAACATGGAATATAACATGCTTGGAATTCCGAGGCCAAATGCTACAATTCTGCTTTATGTCCCGGCCAGAATCGCGCAAGGACTGGTTGCGAAAAAAGAAGCGAGGGAATATTTGAAAGGCAAAACGCATGATATTCATGAAGAGGATTTGAATCACCTAGAAAACGCGGAAAAAACCTATCTGGAAGCGGCAAAGAAATACGGTTTTCAGATTGTGGAATGCGTGGAAAATGGCGAACTGCTTTCCCGCGATGCAATTCATGAAAAGGTGTGGGAAATAGTATCAGGATTGATCAAATAG
- a CDS encoding FlgD immunoglobulin-like domain containing protein translates to MVFLVHFGYWNEISVVSGVDIPLVPMSTSLDQNYPNPFNPATVIPFSIGGSEPEQVSLRIYNLRGALVRELTTGSCLPGFYKIQWDGTDTQGLQVATGVYFVRLVTNHETFSRKLLLVK, encoded by the coding sequence ATGGTTTTTCTGGTCCACTTCGGTTACTGGAATGAGATCAGTGTCGTTTCCGGTGTTGATATCCCTCTGGTGCCGATGTCGACTTCACTTGACCAGAACTATCCCAATCCCTTCAACCCAGCTACGGTGATTCCATTCTCCATCGGAGGCAGCGAACCTGAGCAGGTTTCACTTCGCATCTACAACCTGCGCGGCGCTCTAGTGCGGGAACTGACCACGGGCTCTTGCCTCCCCGGATTCTACAAAATCCAGTGGGATGGTACTGATACCCAAGGGTTACAGGTTGCGACGGGCGTTTACTTCGTCCGGCTCGTGACAAACCACGAAACCTTCAGCAGGAAACTCCTGCTGGTCAAGTAA